One Thioclava sp. ES.031 genomic window, ACGGGTGAAACCTTCGCCGACGGTCGCGATGACCGGGAAGGTGGCCGAATTGCGCGCCGAAGGCCGCGATGTGATCGGTCTTTCGGCGGGCGAGCCCGATTTCGACACGCCCGAGTCGATTAAGGACGCAGCCAAAGCCGCGATCGACGCAGGCCGCACGAAATACACCGCCGTGGACGGTATCGCCGAGCTGAAACAGGCGATCTGCGCCAAGTTCGCCCGCGAAAACGGCCTGTCCTACACGCCCGAGCAGGTCTCCGTCTCCTCGGGCGGAAAGCAGGTGCTGTTCAACGCGCTGATGGCGACGCTCAATCCCGGCGACGAGGTGGTGATCCCGACCCCCTACTGGGTCAGCTACCCGGATATGGTGCTGATCGGCGGCGGCACGCCTGTCTTCGTGCCGGGCGATCCCGCGACGGGCTACAAGATCAGCCCCGAGGCGCTGGAAGCCGCGATCACGCCGAACACCAAATGGTTCCTCTTCAACTCGCCCTCGAACCCCTCGGGCGCGGCCTATTCGCGCGAGGAGCTCAAGGCGCTGACAGAGGTGCTGATGCGTCACCCGCATGTCTGGGTGATGACCGACGACATGTATGAACATCTCACCTTCGACGGGTTCGAATTCACAACGCCCGCGCAGGTCGAACCGGGGCTGTATGAGCGCACGCTGACGGTCAACGGCGTCTCCAAGGCCTATGCGATGACCGGCTGGCGGATCGGCTATGCGGCGGGCCCGAAAGAGCTGATCGCGGCGATGCGCAAGGTGCAGAGCCAATCCACCTCGAACCCCTGCTCGATCTCGCAATGGGCCGCCGTCGAGGCGCTCAACGGCCCGCAGGATTTCATCGACACCTTCCGCACCGCCTTCAAGCGGCGGCGCGATCTGGTGGTGGCCGGGCTCAACGCCTGCCCCGGCATCTCCTGCCCGACGCCCGAGGGCGCGTTCTACGTCTACCCCTCGATCAAGGACTGCATCGGCAAGACCTCCGCTGGCGGGCGCAAGATCGAGAGCGACGAGGATTTCGCCAATGCGCTCTTGGAGGAAAACAACGTCGCCGTGGTCTTCGGCGCGGCCTTCGGGCTTTCACCGAATTTCCGCATCAGCTACGCTACATCGGACGCGGCCCTGACCGAGGCCTGCGCCCGGATCAAGGCCTTCTGCGAAGGGCTGTCATAAGGCGGAACGGCCGAGGGAGACTGGCGAATGACTGACTTGCCCGAGTATTACTTCCGGGTGAAGGAAAACGGCGCGACGGTGTTTCGCGTCGATACCGAGAACCGTCAGCGCCGGATCGAGATGGACCCGATCGCCAATATCAACATCCGCAACGGCGAGATCAAACCGCAGGGCGACCGGGTTCTGACCGAGGACGATCGCGCCGAGATCGAGGCGTGGATGGCGCATCGCCGCGAGGTGCTCGCCCAGCGCGATGTGGACGACATCCTGCGCGCGGTCGATCACCTCAATCTCGTCGCGCAATGGGCGCAGTCGAAGGCGACCGATGCGCAGCTCGAAGAGATCACGGATACGCTGTTGCTGACGATGCACGACCTGCGCAGCGTTCTGGTGCGCAAGAAGGCCGAGCGGCTGACCAGCGAGGGCTGAGCCCGCGCCCCTTAGGCCTCAGCCTTTCGAGATGAACCCGGTGATCGGATAGACGCGGCCCAGCGCGCCGGGATTGCTCATGACGCGCACGCGGCTCCAGTCGTTCTTTTCCGAGACGTCCACGACGACCATGTCGAGCGACACCTTGTTGCGCTCCCAATTCGCATGATCGACGCGAATCTGACGCGGCGAGTCGACGCCCGAGACCACCGCGATATGCCCCAGTGGATTGCGGCTGGTCGCCGAGAACGCCATCACCGAGCCGACCTTCGGCTGATGACCGCGCGCATAGAGCCCCTTGGCCTGCGACCACCACGTCTTGGCATTGCCGCGAATGTCGATGCCCGAGGCATTGCGCGCAAACGGCACGCACCAGACACGTTGGCGCTTGGCGCGCATCTGCTTGGCCACTTCGACCGCATAGGCGCGACGCTCGAGATTGACCGCACCCGCCTGATCGCGCGCGCTGGCAAAGCCCATCCTGTCGCCGCTCGTCGGGGTGCAGGCCGAGACGGTCAGCACCGCGATCAAAACAAGCGAGAGAGGGGCCGCACGGCCCGCAAGATCAGAGATGGAGAGCATGGGCGATCACTGTCGATGTCGAATTGTTGCGTCTTCGTTACCACCTCCATAGCCGCGAATACCCCCTTCGCCGAAGGAGAATTTCACCGCGCGTCAGCGGGTTGGCAACAATCCGCTTACAGAAATGTAATGTAGGGAACCCTGTCGGATCTCACGATGCGCGTTCTACGGGTGACGGTCCGAGGGACAGCGCGCATGCAGGTAGATTTCGGCCCAGGCGAAGCCCGGATCAATCCCCCGCTCGGCCAGCCACGCCTCCTGCAACCGGTAGGCCTCCGGCTCGGCCGCCGCCGGACAGGGCCAGTCGCGCGCGTGGAACTGCGCGCGGTGGATCAACTCATGCAGCAGCGAGGAAAGCCGCATCGGATCGTCTTCGGACCACGGCCCGACAAGGAAGATTCGATCCTCCATCAGATCATAGGCCGCGCGCAGATCGGGATCGACCAGAAGGTCATGCCCCTCATAGGTGATGACCTCCCCGCTCTGGCACATGAAGATCGCAGGCGCGCCCTGAGGCACCGTATAGTCGCTATGCGACTCGATCCACGCGGCGAGCGCTTCTGTCACCGCATCGGGCACAGACATCGGCAGCGGCGCGGGACAGGCCCCGCCCGCTGCCGGACATAACAGTGCAAGCCCTATGACGATGGCTCGGATCATCACGCCTCCTTCCCTGACAGGATAGCAGGTGCGTGCGGATCACGAAAATGACGCCGGTCATAAGGGCCGATGGCGCAAGCCGCGCCGCCCTAGTTCGGCATCATTGGCGGCGCCATCACGATATAGGGCGTCGTGGGGGCCTCCCCGGGCGGCAAGGCCTCGGGCATCGGCTCCCCCGGGTCTCCGAGCGATTTGATATACTGGCAGAGCGAGCGCAGATCGCTCTCGGGCATCGCATGCACGTTGTAGAACGGCATCGGCGGCTTGGCGTCGAAGGTCTGCGCGTATTTCACGAAACCGTCCTCGTCCATGTCCTTGATCTCATCGCGCAGATTGACCGCATAGGTCGTGCCCCACGGCCCCTGCCAGCCAAGCGGCACGCCTTTGAGCGCCGCCTCCGGGTCGATCTTGCCGCCGGACTCGTTGTAACCGGCCGTATGGCAGTCGTGGCACCCCGAGGTGATCGAGACCAGTTTGCCCCGCTCCACCGAGACTTCCTGAGCCACAACAGCCGAAGAGCTGGCCAGCGCGCCAAGCGCGGCCAGAATAAGAACGCGTTTCATGGGTTTCTCCCTCCCTAACAGACGCGCCCCTCCCGGCCCGTCTCTCCCTGAGGTCCGGCCTTACGTCCAAACAGACCTGACCTTGCGGAAAGGATGCGCCCACAGGGGCGAGTCGGGCAATTAGAAAAAAGATGGACCCTCGCAGCCATGTTCAGGCGACGGAAAGCAATCGCGGAGCGGGCCGCGCCCTGCACCTCAGACGCTGACCACCTCGCGCAATGCCTCGCGCGTCAGGGTCTCTTTCGTGCCCTCCATCGCGACCGCGCCGCGTTTGAGCACGTAGAAGCTATCGCCCAGATCATGCGCGAAGTCGAAATACTGCTCGACCAGCACGATCGCCATATCGCCCTTCTCGCGCAGGTAGGAGATCACCCGCCCGATCTGCTGGATGATGTTGGGCTGAATGCCCTCGGTGGGCTCGTCCAAGAGCAGCAGCTTCGGCTTCATCAGCATCGCGCGGGCAATCGCCAATTGCTGCTGCTGCCCGCCCGAGAGGTCCCCGCCCCGGCGATTGAGAAAGTCCTTCAGGATCGGGAAAAGCTCGTAGATCTCGTCCGGGATGACATGCTCGGATTTCGGAAGGCAGGCAAAAGCCGTCTCCATATTCTCGCGCACGGTCAGCAGCGGGAAGATCATCCGGCCCTGCGGCACATAGCCCAAGCCCGCCTTCGCCATCGCCTGCGGCGGCACCCGGCCCATCTCGGCGCCATCGAGCGTGACAGACCCACCCGAGCGCAGATGCGTCCCCGAGATCGCCTTCAGCAACGAGGTCTTGCCCACCCCGTTGGTGCCCATGATGCAGGTCACCTCGCCCGCACGCGCCACCATGTCGATCCCGTGCAGGATCTGGCTGCCCCCGTAATGGAGCGTCAGCCCCTCGGTCTTCAGCATCGCGGGTTTTGTCAGATCAGCGGCCAAGATACACCTCGATCACGCGTTTGTCGGCGGTCACATGGTCAAGCGAGCCTTCCGCCAGAACCGACCCCTCATGCAGCACCGTCACCTTGCAGTTCAGACGGCGCACGAATTCCATATCGTGCTCGACCACGACCACGGCATGATCGCGCGCCAGATCGACCAGCAGCGCGGTGGTCTGCTCGCGCTCGGCCAAGGTCATCCCGGCGGCGGGTTCGTCGACCAAGAGCAGCTTTGGCTCCTGCGCCAAGAGCATCCCGATCTCGAGCCATTGCTTCTGCCCGTGGCTCAGCTCGCCCGATTTGCGCGGCAGTTGATCGGCAAGCCCCACCTGCGCCGCGATCTCTTCGACGCGCGCCCGATCGGCAGCCCCCGCCTTCCAGCCCAGCACCGCAAAGGGGCTGCGATTGGCCTTGAGCGCCATCATCAGGTTCTCGGTCACGGTCTGATCCTCGAAGACGGTGGGCTTCTGGAATTTTCGCCCGATCCCGATCCGCGCGATCTTCGCCTCGTTGAGCCGCAGCAGGTTGGTCGAGCTTTCCCCCCACAGCACCGAGCCCTCATCGGGCCGGGTCTTGCCGGTCACGATATCCATGAAGGTCGTCTTGCCCGCCCCGTTCGGCCCGATCACCGCGCGCAGCTCGGTCGGGCCGATATTGAAGCTGAGATTGTTGATCGCCTTGAACCCGTCGAAGCTGACGGAGATGCCGGAGACCTCCAGCAGGGTCTGCACCCCCGCTCCCGGTTTGACCGCCGTCGTCATTCCTGCGCCTCCTCTTCCCGGAAGGAGCCCTTATCGGGTCCGAGCGGTGCGCCGTGGCGGTTCGGACGGCGAATGCCCTCGAAGAGATCGACAAGCCCCGACAGCCCCTTCGGTGCGAACAAGGTCACCAGCACGAAGGCGAGCCCCAGCAGCACCTGCCACCAATCGACCCAGTCGATCGTGTAGAAGCCCAGCGGCAGATCGGGCACGCGCCCCCCGGTGAACCAGCTCGACACGATCGAGACGAAGGCCGCCCCCATCACCGCGCCATAGAGCCGCCCGCGCCCGCCGATCGCGACCCAGACCGCGAGGTAGATCGACGCGATGGGCGCCATCTCGCCCGGGTTGATGATCCCCGCCTGCGGGTAATAGAGCGCCCCCGCAATGGCCGCGATCACCGCCGTCAGGGTGAAGACGAACAGCTTGTAGCCCTCGACCGAATACCCAAGAAAGCGCACCCGCGCCTCGTCATCGCGGATACCGCGAATGACCGAGCCGAACTTGCCCGAGACGATCAGCGACGCCGCGATATAGCCCAGCCCCAGCGCCAAAGCCGAGGCCCAGAGGAACCAGATCGACAGATGATCCTGCCCCGCGCTTACGCCCGGAATGTTCTGCAGCCCCGAAAGCCCGTTATTGCCGCGCAGCCCGCTCTCGTTCTGGAACAGGTAGAGCGACAGCGCCAGCGTCATCGCCTGCGTCAGGATCGACAGATACACGCCCGTGACGCGAGACCGAAACGCGAGCCAGCCGAAGATCAGCGCCAAGAGCCCCGGCACCAGCACCACGAACAGAAGCTGCATCGGCAGGTTGCCCGCGAAGGTCCAGATCGCGGGCAGATCGGACCCGCCGACCACGCCGAAAATCTGCGTGCCGATGGCGTCATTGACCTCCTGCGGCGTCATCGGGAACTCGCCTGCGGATTTCAGCACGATGTCGCGTGTGCGCTCATACATGAGCCACATGCCGATCATGTAGCCGCCCAGCCCGAAGAAGGCGAAATGGCCGAGCGACAAGATGCCCGTATAACCCCAGACCAGATCCATCGCGATGGCGATCAGGCACAGGCACAGCGTCTTGCCCAGCGTCTTGACCATCGAGGTCGAGATCGCCCCCGGCCCGTAGGCATGGGAGAGGAAGGTGACGCCCAGCGTGAAGACCGCGAGGATCAGCAGGAACCACAAGACCGACGGGTTCTTGGCGAGGAAACCGGATTTCATATCTGCACCTCGCGTCCAAGCTGGGGGGCCAGCCCCCCAGACCCCCCGGGATATTTCAGGCAATTGGAAGGAATAAGGGTCTGTCTCATGCTCAATCCCCCGCGGCCCGGCCCTTGAGCGCGATGATGCCGCGCGGGCGGAACTGGATGAAGATGATGATGAAGAGGATCATGTAGGTCTGCGCCGCGAGCGTATTCGACGGGTTCAGCCATTCGATGCCCTTCTGCAGCACGCCGATCAGGGTCGCACCCGCGAGCGTGCCGAAGATCGAGCCGACGCCGCCGACCACGACCGTCATGAAGCTCTGCACGATATAGTCCTGCCCCATCTCGGAGGTGACTTTCGCGAAAAGCCCGATGGCCACGCCCGCGATCCCGGCGATGCCCGACCCAAACCCGAAGGCGAGCATGTTGATGCGATCCGGGTTGATGCCCATCGAAGCCGCCATCGACGGGTTCTGCGTGACCGCGCGGACCTCCAGCCCGAGGCGCGTCTTGCGCATCACCCAAAGGTAGAGGGCGAGGAATACGAGCGCCAAGACGAAGATCGCGATGCGAATATTGCTGATCGACACCACGTCGTTGAGCGTCCACGCACCTTCCAGCCACGGCGGCGAGGTCAGCGGACGGGCTTGCGTGCCGAAGATATTCTTGAACAGCTGCTGCAGCGCGATGGAGATGCCGAACGTGGCCAGCAGCGTCTCCAGCGGACGTTTGTAGAGGTACCGGATCACCAGCCGCTCCATTGCGACGCCAGCCCCGAAGGTGATCGCAAATGCCAGAGGCAGCGCGATCAGGATCGACAGCGTATAATCGGGCACGAAAAGCTGCACGACATAGCCCGTATAGGCGCCCATCGTGATGAACTCGCCATGCGCCATGTTGATCACGCCCATCACCCCGAAGGTGATCGCCAGCCCGATGGCGGCGAGGAAATAGATCGAGGCCAGCGAGAGCGCATCGAGGCCGAGATCGACCGTCTGCATCCCCGCCACCGTGCGGCTCACGCGGGTCAGCGCGGCTTCGGCGGCGGCGGTCACCTCCGGGTCGCGCTCGGCATAGATATCGGCGAATTGGTGATCGGCGACGAGCGCCGCGGCCTCTGCGTCGGTCAGCCGCTGCGGCACCTCGCCGGCAGCAGCCAGCGTCGCATAGGCCTCTTCGCGCTTGGCCGGATCGGACATCGTGGCCAGCGGCAGCCCGCCCACCTGACCGTTCTCGACATGCGCGGCCAAAGCCTGCTGCATCTGAGAGGCCGATATCCGCGCGGGCGCCAAATCGGCGCTTACCAGCTTCGCATAGGCCTCATCCTCGGAGATATCGCGGCCCGGCTTGAGCGTTTCCGCGACATTGCCCTCGGGCGCGCCTTCGAACACCTTGCGGGTCGTCGCCACCAGCGGGTTCAGCGTCGCGCGGAAATCCAGCCCCAGATCGGCCCCGAAACTGTCGATCGCCGCGACGCGCTCTTCGGCATCCTTGCCGAAGCGGATCGTCAGCAGGCGTTCCAGCCGCTGTTTTTCCGCCTTGATCGCGGGATCGGGCTCGTCGGGGATCGAGGCGCGCAGCGGCTCCAGATGCGAGGCCTCGCCGTTGCGGTCGATCGCGGTCAGCGCCTCGCGGCGTTTCTTCGGATCGGGATCGCTCAGCAGAAACCGCACCAGCGCCACGCCGATCTCTGCCCGAACGCCGGAATTCGGCTTCACTTCCTTGATGTCGGATTTCGGCGCGGTGCCGGCGGGCTCCCCGGTGACCGGATCGCTCAGCTCGTATTCGCTGCCGGATTTCTTCACGATGAAGAAGGCGCCGTCGCTTTCGCGCAGCCCAACGCGCTTGTCGGACCAGGCCTGCAGGAAGCGCGAGGCCCCCTCACCCGACGCCGCGATCGCCTCGATCACCGGGCCGATGGTGCGGCGCGACGGCTTGGCGACCTGCTTGGCATAGTCCTGAAGAACGGCGCGCAGCCCCGTGGCTTCGCTTTGCGTGACCTCCGCCTGCGGCGCGCTGCCCGCGTCCTGCGCCAGCCCCGGCACGGCCAATGCCAGCACAATCCCGAGCGCGATCAAAAACTTGCGCATCCCGTCCCCTTAGGATGAAACGGCCGGGAGAGGCGCACCCCTCCCGGCCCAGACACGATCAGTAGTTCGATTTCTTCTGAACGCAGGTTTCGGTCTCGGTGTTGTACATGCCGCAATCGAGACCCGGCCAATCCGACTTGAGCACCGCCGATTCCGGCAGGAAGTCGGTCCAGGCGTCGCCCGGCACGGGGTCGGTCTGCGAGATGATGTCGAACTGACCGTCTTCCATGATCTCGCCGATCAGAACCGGC contains:
- a CDS encoding pyridoxal phosphate-dependent aminotransferase — protein: MAFLSDTLARVKPSPTVAMTGKVAELRAEGRDVIGLSAGEPDFDTPESIKDAAKAAIDAGRTKYTAVDGIAELKQAICAKFARENGLSYTPEQVSVSSGGKQVLFNALMATLNPGDEVVIPTPYWVSYPDMVLIGGGTPVFVPGDPATGYKISPEALEAAITPNTKWFLFNSPSNPSGAAYSREELKALTEVLMRHPHVWVMTDDMYEHLTFDGFEFTTPAQVEPGLYERTLTVNGVSKAYAMTGWRIGYAAGPKELIAAMRKVQSQSTSNPCSISQWAAVEALNGPQDFIDTFRTAFKRRRDLVVAGLNACPGISCPTPEGAFYVYPSIKDCIGKTSAGGRKIESDEDFANALLEENNVAVVFGAAFGLSPNFRISYATSDAALTEACARIKAFCEGLS
- a CDS encoding CHAP domain-containing protein, encoding MLSISDLAGRAAPLSLVLIAVLTVSACTPTSGDRMGFASARDQAGAVNLERRAYAVEVAKQMRAKRQRVWCVPFARNASGIDIRGNAKTWWSQAKGLYARGHQPKVGSVMAFSATSRNPLGHIAVVSGVDSPRQIRVDHANWERNKVSLDMVVVDVSEKNDWSRVRVMSNPGALGRVYPITGFISKG
- a CDS encoding DUF6647 family protein gives rise to the protein MIRAIVIGLALLCPAAGGACPAPLPMSVPDAVTEALAAWIESHSDYTVPQGAPAIFMCQSGEVITYEGHDLLVDPDLRAAYDLMEDRIFLVGPWSEDDPMRLSSLLHELIHRAQFHARDWPCPAAAEPEAYRLQEAWLAERGIDPGFAWAEIYLHARCPSDRHP
- a CDS encoding c-type cytochrome, with translation MKRVLILAALGALASSSAVVAQEVSVERGKLVSITSGCHDCHTAGYNESGGKIDPEAALKGVPLGWQGPWGTTYAVNLRDEIKDMDEDGFVKYAQTFDAKPPMPFYNVHAMPESDLRSLCQYIKSLGDPGEPMPEALPPGEAPTTPYIVMAPPMMPN
- the urtE gene encoding urea ABC transporter ATP-binding subunit UrtE codes for the protein MLKTEGLTLHYGGSQILHGIDMVARAGEVTCIMGTNGVGKTSLLKAISGTHLRSGGSVTLDGAEMGRVPPQAMAKAGLGYVPQGRMIFPLLTVRENMETAFACLPKSEHVIPDEIYELFPILKDFLNRRGGDLSGGQQQQLAIARAMLMKPKLLLLDEPTEGIQPNIIQQIGRVISYLREKGDMAIVLVEQYFDFAHDLGDSFYVLKRGAVAMEGTKETLTREALREVVSV
- the urtD gene encoding urea ABC transporter ATP-binding protein UrtD, whose translation is MQTLLEVSGISVSFDGFKAINNLSFNIGPTELRAVIGPNGAGKTTFMDIVTGKTRPDEGSVLWGESSTNLLRLNEAKIARIGIGRKFQKPTVFEDQTVTENLMMALKANRSPFAVLGWKAGAADRARVEEIAAQVGLADQLPRKSGELSHGQKQWLEIGMLLAQEPKLLLVDEPAAGMTLAEREQTTALLVDLARDHAVVVVEHDMEFVRRLNCKVTVLHEGSVLAEGSLDHVTADKRVIEVYLGR
- the urtC gene encoding urea ABC transporter permease subunit UrtC; amino-acid sequence: MKSGFLAKNPSVLWFLLILAVFTLGVTFLSHAYGPGAISTSMVKTLGKTLCLCLIAIAMDLVWGYTGILSLGHFAFFGLGGYMIGMWLMYERTRDIVLKSAGEFPMTPQEVNDAIGTQIFGVVGGSDLPAIWTFAGNLPMQLLFVVLVPGLLALIFGWLAFRSRVTGVYLSILTQAMTLALSLYLFQNESGLRGNNGLSGLQNIPGVSAGQDHLSIWFLWASALALGLGYIAASLIVSGKFGSVIRGIRDDEARVRFLGYSVEGYKLFVFTLTAVIAAIAGALYYPQAGIINPGEMAPIASIYLAVWVAIGGRGRLYGAVMGAAFVSIVSSWFTGGRVPDLPLGFYTIDWVDWWQVLLGLAFVLVTLFAPKGLSGLVDLFEGIRRPNRHGAPLGPDKGSFREEEAQE
- the urtB gene encoding urea ABC transporter permease subunit UrtB — protein: MRKFLIALGIVLALAVPGLAQDAGSAPQAEVTQSEATGLRAVLQDYAKQVAKPSRRTIGPVIEAIAASGEGASRFLQAWSDKRVGLRESDGAFFIVKKSGSEYELSDPVTGEPAGTAPKSDIKEVKPNSGVRAEIGVALVRFLLSDPDPKKRREALTAIDRNGEASHLEPLRASIPDEPDPAIKAEKQRLERLLTIRFGKDAEERVAAIDSFGADLGLDFRATLNPLVATTRKVFEGAPEGNVAETLKPGRDISEDEAYAKLVSADLAPARISASQMQQALAAHVENGQVGGLPLATMSDPAKREEAYATLAAAGEVPQRLTDAEAAALVADHQFADIYAERDPEVTAAAEAALTRVSRTVAGMQTVDLGLDALSLASIYFLAAIGLAITFGVMGVINMAHGEFITMGAYTGYVVQLFVPDYTLSILIALPLAFAITFGAGVAMERLVIRYLYKRPLETLLATFGISIALQQLFKNIFGTQARPLTSPPWLEGAWTLNDVVSISNIRIAIFVLALVFLALYLWVMRKTRLGLEVRAVTQNPSMAASMGINPDRINMLAFGFGSGIAGIAGVAIGLFAKVTSEMGQDYIVQSFMTVVVGGVGSIFGTLAGATLIGVLQKGIEWLNPSNTLAAQTYMILFIIIFIQFRPRGIIALKGRAAGD